From a single Solanum dulcamara chromosome 4, daSolDulc1.2, whole genome shotgun sequence genomic region:
- the LOC129884784 gene encoding uncharacterized protein LOC129884784: MVDLQKVCSMCGDVGFPEKLFRCSKCHYRYQHSYCSNYYSELSEGIEVCDWCQSEERNSSSSRRGSSSRKSSAEGMMMSSRSEYPGGDKIKQQHHDHHNHREESTAHDQKPKNNHGGAPSPRTSTRRYKLLKDVMC; this comes from the exons atggtAGATCTTCAGAAAGTATGCTCCATGTGCGGCGACGTTGGCTTCCCGGAAAAGCTCTTTCGCTGCTCCAAGTGCCACTACCGCTACCAACACTC GTACTGTAGCAACTACTATAGTGAATTGTCAGAGGGAATAGAGGTGTGTGACTggtgtcaaagtgaagaaagaAACAGCAGTAGTTCAAGGCGTGGAAGTTCTTCCAGAAAATCATCAGCTGAAGGTATGATGATGAGCAGCAGATCAGAATATCCAGGTGGCGATAAAATCAAACAGCAACACCATGATCATCATAATCACAGGGAAGAATCAACGGCTCATGATCAAAAACCAAAGAATAATCATGGTGGCGCACCCTCTCCTCGTACGTCCACCCGTAGGTACAAGCTTCTTAAGGATGTCATGTGTTGA